A window of the Chondrinema litorale genome harbors these coding sequences:
- a CDS encoding sulfatase family protein: protein MLNFKQSIFFGLILCIQILLYSCGSKQTATEKSVNKKPNIIYIMADDHTAQAWGVYGSLLDTIVKTPNIHRLTNEGMLLNNVFCTNSICTPSRATILTGQYSHLNGVYTLSEALDPNKENVAKLLQQNGYQTAIVGKWHLKSQPTGFDYYNVLPGQGRYHDPILRDSVTWEQGGKEYEGFSADVIAGESINWLEQVNKDEPFFLMCHFKATHEPFDYPERHKDLYKDVEIPEPSSLLDFYPEKTNRTFQGQILDILAKRYANDKNGRYPQDADSLEGFNIEGLDQTAIRKKTYQKFIKDFMRGSTAIDDNIGKLLEYLDEKGLSENTIVIYTADQGYFLGEHGFFDKRMMYEEALRMPFVIRYPKEIEPAQKLDDIILNIDFAPLFLDYAGISSPNWIQGQSFRANLTGNKPADWRNDFYYRYWLHQPHRPAHFGIRNERYKLIFFYGQALDMPGAINENTSSTWEFYDLQEDPKELNNAFDDPKYQEVIAQMKQRLIELKNQTGDTDNTHPIVNDLLEQNL, encoded by the coding sequence ATGCTGAATTTTAAACAATCCATATTTTTTGGGCTAATCTTATGCATTCAAATTTTATTGTATTCTTGTGGTAGTAAGCAAACTGCTACAGAAAAAAGTGTAAATAAAAAGCCAAACATTATATATATAATGGCAGATGATCATACTGCACAGGCTTGGGGAGTATACGGCTCGTTACTTGATACAATTGTAAAAACACCTAACATCCACAGACTTACCAATGAGGGTATGTTACTAAATAATGTTTTTTGTACCAATTCAATTTGTACACCGAGTAGAGCTACAATATTAACAGGTCAGTATAGCCATTTAAATGGAGTTTATACTTTATCAGAAGCTCTTGACCCTAATAAAGAAAATGTAGCAAAGTTACTTCAGCAAAATGGTTATCAAACGGCAATTGTGGGAAAGTGGCATTTAAAAAGCCAACCAACTGGCTTCGATTATTACAATGTATTACCGGGGCAAGGCAGGTATCACGACCCGATATTGAGAGATTCTGTAACTTGGGAACAAGGTGGTAAAGAGTATGAGGGATTTTCTGCGGATGTAATTGCGGGTGAGTCTATAAATTGGTTAGAGCAAGTAAACAAAGACGAACCCTTTTTTCTGATGTGTCATTTTAAGGCAACCCACGAACCATTCGATTATCCTGAAAGACATAAAGATTTATATAAAGATGTAGAAATACCTGAGCCCTCAAGTTTATTAGACTTTTACCCAGAAAAAACCAATCGAACTTTTCAAGGTCAAATTCTGGATATTCTTGCTAAAAGATATGCGAATGATAAAAATGGCAGATATCCCCAAGATGCAGATTCTCTCGAAGGCTTTAATATTGAAGGTTTAGACCAAACTGCCATTAGAAAGAAAACCTATCAAAAATTCATTAAAGATTTTATGCGAGGTTCCACCGCGATTGATGATAATATTGGAAAGTTGTTGGAATATTTAGATGAAAAAGGATTGTCTGAAAATACCATAGTAATTTACACAGCAGATCAAGGATACTTTTTAGGTGAGCACGGATTTTTCGATAAAAGGATGATGTATGAGGAAGCATTGCGAATGCCATTTGTTATTCGTTATCCAAAAGAAATTGAACCTGCTCAAAAACTAGATGATATTATATTGAATATAGATTTTGCTCCTTTGTTTTTAGACTATGCAGGTATTAGCTCACCAAACTGGATACAAGGGCAAAGCTTTAGAGCTAACCTAACTGGTAATAAACCGGCAGACTGGCGCAACGATTTTTATTATAGGTATTGGTTGCATCAACCACATCGACCGGCTCACTTCGGTATTCGCAACGAAAGATACAAACTGATTTTCTTTTATGGTCAAGCTTTAGATATGCCGGGAGCTATAAATGAAAATACAAGTTCGACTTGGGAATTTTACGATTTGCAAGAAGATCCAAAAGAATTGAATAATGCTTTTGATGATCCTAAGTATCAAGAAGTAATTGCTCAAATGAAACAGCGATTAATCGAACTCAAAAATCAAACGGGAGATACAGATAATACTCATCCGATTGTAAATGATTTACTTGAGCAAAATCTTTAA
- a CDS encoding VOC family protein, giving the protein MKQRIANIALVVKDYDEAIDFYTKKLSFKLIEDTQLSETKRWVLVAPPGSTETCLLLAKADGDEQLKSCGNQTGGRVFLFLNTDDFERDYASMTANGVKFLESPRYEPYGTVAVFEDLYGNKWDLLQLKNEGE; this is encoded by the coding sequence ATGAAACAAAGAATTGCGAACATCGCTTTGGTTGTAAAAGACTACGACGAAGCCATTGACTTTTATACTAAAAAGCTAAGTTTCAAACTAATTGAAGATACTCAACTAAGTGAAACTAAACGCTGGGTTTTAGTAGCTCCGCCGGGTAGTACCGAAACATGTTTGCTTTTGGCAAAAGCTGATGGAGATGAGCAATTAAAATCTTGTGGTAACCAAACGGGTGGACGCGTTTTTCTTTTTCTAAATACAGACGATTTTGAAAGAGACTATGCAAGTATGACAGCCAATGGGGTTAAATTTTTAGAGTCGCCTCGATACGAACCTTACGGAACAGTGGCAGTCTTCGAAGATTTATATGGTAACAAATGGGATTTACTTCAATTAAAAAATGAAGGTGAGTAA
- the yiaK gene encoding 3-dehydro-L-gulonate 2-dehydrogenase, whose protein sequence is MLRVSFDEMFETFTSILLNYGFTKEKASLSARLFTETSLDGVYSHGLNRFPRFINTIKSGHVKPENDPVKVKELGNVEVWDGQAGPGNTNAHFCMNRAMEIAAEKGLSMLALKNTNHWMRGGAFGWQAANNGFIGICWTNTKPNMPAWGASENVIGNNPLIIAIPKKGGHLVLDMAMSLFSFGKIELYKRKNEELPFIGGYNNKGELTKNAAEIEQSELAMPIGYWKGAGLSLMLDLLAALLSGGNTTTDIGKHQEEAGLSQMFMAIDLKKISSPQFVEAKLEEVIKHLHSVSTFKEEDKVYYPGERTSLTRKQNTEKGIPVDEGYWQKVLEMK, encoded by the coding sequence ATGCTCAGAGTTTCTTTCGACGAAATGTTCGAAACCTTCACATCAATTTTACTCAATTACGGATTTACCAAAGAGAAGGCATCTTTGAGTGCCCGCCTTTTTACCGAAACTAGTCTAGATGGAGTTTACTCTCATGGCTTAAACAGGTTTCCAAGATTTATTAATACCATAAAGTCGGGTCATGTAAAACCAGAAAACGATCCCGTTAAGGTAAAAGAGTTGGGTAATGTAGAAGTGTGGGATGGGCAAGCCGGACCGGGAAATACCAATGCTCATTTCTGTATGAATCGAGCAATGGAAATTGCAGCAGAAAAAGGTCTTTCTATGTTGGCTTTAAAAAATACTAACCATTGGATGAGGGGAGGAGCTTTTGGTTGGCAAGCTGCCAACAATGGCTTTATCGGAATTTGCTGGACGAATACCAAGCCCAATATGCCAGCTTGGGGTGCGAGTGAAAATGTTATTGGTAATAATCCTTTAATAATTGCCATTCCAAAAAAAGGCGGTCATCTGGTTTTAGATATGGCCATGTCTCTATTCTCTTTTGGTAAGATCGAATTGTATAAAAGGAAAAATGAAGAGTTACCATTTATTGGTGGATATAATAATAAAGGTGAGCTAACCAAGAATGCAGCAGAGATTGAGCAAAGTGAATTAGCCATGCCAATCGGTTATTGGAAGGGAGCAGGTTTATCTTTGATGTTAGACTTATTGGCTGCTTTACTTTCTGGTGGAAACACTACAACAGATATTGGCAAACATCAAGAAGAAGCTGGGCTTTCTCAAATGTTTATGGCGATAGACCTTAAAAAAATTAGCAGTCCTCAATTTGTAGAAGCCAAGTTAGAAGAAGTAATAAAACACCTACATAGTGTAAGCACTTTCAAAGAAGAAGATAAAGTATACTATCCGGGTGAAAGAACTTCACTCACCAGAAAGCAAAACACAGAAAAAGGTATTCCTGTAGATGAAGGCTATTGGCAAAAAGTACTGGAAATGAAATAG